The proteins below come from a single Halomonas binhaiensis genomic window:
- a CDS encoding electron transfer flavoprotein subunit alpha/FixB family protein has translation MSILVLAEHHDGQLADATAHVVAAAQAIGGDIDVLVAGENVAAIAEAAASLDGVSKVRVADHAVYAHQLAEPLADLLTAMAGDYSHVLAAASTTGKNVLPRLAALKDVAQISEIIAVVSADTFQRPIYAGNAIATVQSSDALKVITVRPTAFDAVGQGGSASVEAVDAVVDNTQSRFVGEELAQSDRPELGAAKVVISGGRGMGSGDNFKLLDGIADKLGAAIGASRAAVDAGFVPNDMQVGQTGKIVAPELYIAVGISGAIQHLAGMKDSKVIVAINKDEEAPIFSVADYGLVADLFEALPELESKL, from the coding sequence ATGAGTATTCTGGTCCTTGCCGAACATCACGATGGCCAGCTGGCCGATGCGACGGCCCACGTGGTGGCGGCAGCACAGGCTATCGGTGGTGATATCGACGTCCTCGTCGCAGGCGAGAATGTAGCCGCCATTGCGGAGGCGGCAGCCTCGCTTGACGGCGTGAGCAAGGTGCGCGTGGCCGACCACGCCGTGTATGCGCATCAACTGGCCGAGCCCCTGGCGGATCTGCTCACGGCGATGGCCGGTGACTACAGCCATGTGCTGGCGGCGGCTTCCACCACGGGCAAGAACGTGCTGCCGCGCCTGGCGGCACTGAAGGATGTGGCGCAGATTTCCGAGATCATTGCGGTCGTCAGCGCCGATACCTTCCAGCGTCCGATCTATGCCGGTAATGCCATTGCCACGGTGCAGAGCAGTGATGCGCTCAAGGTCATTACCGTGCGTCCCACGGCCTTCGATGCAGTGGGCCAAGGTGGTTCCGCGAGCGTCGAAGCTGTGGATGCCGTGGTCGACAACACCCAGTCCCGCTTCGTTGGTGAAGAGCTGGCGCAGAGCGATCGTCCGGAGCTGGGAGCCGCCAAGGTGGTCATCTCGGGTGGGCGTGGTATGGGTAGCGGCGATAACTTCAAGCTGCTCGACGGGATTGCCGACAAGCTGGGCGCTGCCATCGGCGCCTCGCGCGCGGCGGTGGATGCCGGCTTCGTGCCCAACGACATGCAGGTCGGTCAGACCGGCAAGATCGTGGCGCCGGAGCTGTACATCGCCGTCGGCATCAGCGGCGCCATCCAGCACCTGGCCGGGATGAAGGATTCCAAGGTCATCGTGGCGATCAACAAGGATGAAGAGGCGCCGATCTTCTCGGTGGCTGACTATGGTCTGGTGGCAGACCTGTTCGAGGCACTGCCCGAGCTTGAGAGCAAGCTGTAA